From a single Candidatus Poribacteria bacterium genomic region:
- a CDS encoding cytochrome bc complex cytochrome b subunit, which produces MTIKQFLNERLPLGEFSAHLRKPLPKHINLLFSLGSLAMFLLLLQAVTGAFLAFYYSPSPEHAHNAVTYISTEVPFGAFVRGLHHWGASAMVIIVVLHLLRVVLYSSYKAPRELTWIFGVLLLLIVLGFGFTGYLLPWDEKAYWATVVGVEIASTAPGLGDFVAKVMRGGAEIGAVTLSRFYALHTIWLPWLAFGLVGVHLFFVRYYGSSGTPKNTPEEMKTGKPFYPHQVFEDVVGMLILFIVLAVVALFVPVPLEDVADPTNADYDPRPEWYFLFLFQLLKYFQGPFEVIGTFIIPTVGMLLLLFLPFLDRSERAVLWKRPIALTVTSVSVIGIVVLTILGGTSKKLETQETAQPTEAIQGTATPDTETEQAEEGEEVFDFQLTEEEIEDAVEVEASQ; this is translated from the coding sequence ATGACTATAAAACAATTTCTGAACGAACGTCTCCCGTTAGGGGAGTTCTCCGCACATCTGCGCAAACCGCTGCCGAAACACATCAACCTGCTTTTCTCACTCGGCAGTTTGGCAATGTTTCTGCTCCTATTGCAAGCAGTGACAGGCGCATTTCTCGCATTCTACTACTCGCCTTCACCCGAACATGCGCATAACGCGGTAACCTATATCAGCACAGAGGTCCCGTTCGGCGCGTTCGTGCGCGGTTTGCACCATTGGGGTGCAAGCGCGATGGTCATCATCGTTGTTCTACATCTGCTTCGTGTCGTGCTCTACAGTTCATACAAAGCCCCGCGAGAACTGACTTGGATATTCGGTGTGCTTCTTCTCTTGATTGTCCTCGGTTTCGGATTCACAGGCTACCTGCTTCCGTGGGATGAAAAGGCGTATTGGGCAACAGTCGTCGGTGTGGAAATCGCCAGCACTGCACCCGGATTAGGTGATTTTGTTGCTAAGGTGATGCGCGGCGGTGCAGAAATCGGAGCGGTGACGCTGTCGAGGTTTTACGCACTCCACACAATCTGGCTACCTTGGTTAGCGTTCGGGTTGGTCGGTGTGCATCTCTTCTTCGTCAGATATTACGGTTCTTCAGGCACACCAAAAAATACACCAGAGGAGATGAAAACCGGAAAACCGTTTTATCCGCATCAGGTATTTGAAGATGTTGTCGGCATGTTGATTCTTTTTATAGTTCTTGCGGTTGTGGCGTTGTTCGTTCCTGTTCCGCTCGAAGATGTCGCTGATCCGACGAATGCGGATTATGATCCGCGTCCTGAATGGTATTTCCTGTTCCTATTCCAACTCCTGAAGTATTTCCAAGGTCCCTTTGAAGTTATCGGAACGTTTATAATTCCGACGGTCGGCATGCTGCTACTCCTATTCCTCCCCTTCTTGGACAGAAGCGAGCGGGCTGTCCTCTGGAAACGTCCAATTGCGCTGACGGTCACAAGTGTCAGCGTTATAGGGATTGTGGTTTTGACGATCCTCGGTGGCACTTCAAAGAAACTTGAAACACAAGAAACCGCGCAACCCACAGAGGCAATTCAAGGAACTGCAACACCGGATACGGAAACAGAACAGGCCGAAGAAGGAGAAGAGGTGTTTGACTTCCAACTCACAGAGGAAGAGATTGAAGACGCAGTAGAAGTGGAAGCATCGCAATAA
- a CDS encoding ubiquinol-cytochrome c reductase iron-sulfur subunit: protein MEKRGRRSFLEIATAFIGGILGLAAGIPLIGFAISPAFKKGESKWVDLGLADRLKNSHFKKVDYTFTAKDGWVKATKKRSVYVTDTGNGEWSVFSRTCSHLGCLVRWDGQKESFLCPCHGAIFDKTGAVIAGPPPEPLQKLETKVEAGILYVKET from the coding sequence ATGGAGAAGAGGGGTAGACGCTCATTTTTAGAAATTGCGACTGCGTTTATCGGTGGAATACTCGGCCTTGCTGCCGGTATTCCGCTTATCGGTTTCGCGATTTCACCGGCTTTCAAAAAAGGCGAATCGAAATGGGTCGATTTGGGTCTCGCTGACCGACTCAAAAACAGCCATTTTAAAAAGGTGGACTATACCTTCACGGCAAAAGACGGCTGGGTCAAAGCAACGAAAAAACGTTCCGTCTATGTAACTGATACCGGTAACGGAGAGTGGAGCGTCTTTTCGCGAACCTGTTCACATCTCGGTTGCCTCGTCCGGTGGGATGGACAGAAAGAATCGTTTCTCTGTCCCTGTCACGGCGCAATATTCGATAAGACGGGTGCTGTTATTGCCGGTCCACCACCAGAACCGTTGCAGAAACTCGAAACCAAGGTTGAAGCGGGTATTCTATACGTAAAGGAAACATAG
- a CDS encoding Gfo/Idh/MocA family oxidoreductase encodes MANQTYRVGIIGCGGMGRSHSRAWGNNPRAEVVAAMDIFEEAAQRVSDEYDVPAIYTDVDEMLGKEDLDIVSITTWQGPRAEATVAAAKAGVKGIIGEKPMAASLGQADAMLDACQGNDVKLIIGHQGRYSAANIEARRLVAAGAIGEPTTLHHSAKKHAGLLNTGTHAIDGWRFTLSDPETLWVIGQTSRTTDRWERRTICEDLCMGLVCFEGGARGIYEGDLPDPPVSMPKIAGTEGQIRNGPDGTLLLQNGDAQGWQTITPPPEPKNQFQELIEWIEGDISDHRGSGVQARYTLEIMLAIYESLRIKDVVNMPMETKELPLELMVNDGTLPVLEEGRYDLRAPFEGQTRKR; translated from the coding sequence ATGGCAAATCAGACATATCGCGTCGGAATCATCGGTTGTGGCGGGATGGGCAGGTCTCACTCCAGGGCATGGGGTAACAATCCCAGGGCAGAAGTCGTCGCAGCGATGGACATCTTTGAAGAAGCAGCGCAACGCGTCTCAGACGAGTACGATGTCCCTGCTATTTACACCGACGTTGATGAGATGTTGGGAAAAGAAGATTTGGATATCGTCAGTATCACAACATGGCAAGGCCCGCGGGCGGAAGCCACTGTCGCGGCAGCGAAGGCAGGCGTAAAGGGGATTATCGGTGAGAAACCTATGGCTGCCTCACTCGGACAAGCTGACGCTATGCTTGATGCTTGCCAAGGGAACGATGTCAAACTTATCATCGGCCACCAAGGCAGATATTCCGCCGCAAATATAGAGGCACGTAGGCTCGTCGCTGCAGGGGCGATTGGTGAACCGACAACGCTCCACCACAGTGCAAAAAAACACGCGGGACTGCTCAATACAGGCACGCACGCGATCGACGGTTGGCGATTCACTTTGTCCGACCCTGAAACTTTATGGGTGATCGGGCAGACATCCCGTACGACTGACCGGTGGGAACGCCGTACGATTTGTGAAGACCTCTGTATGGGGTTAGTCTGCTTTGAAGGTGGCGCGCGGGGGATCTATGAAGGCGACTTACCGGATCCGCCCGTCTCAATGCCTAAAATTGCTGGTACAGAGGGGCAAATTCGCAACGGACCTGACGGGACACTTCTCCTCCAAAACGGAGATGCCCAGGGATGGCAGACCATTACACCGCCACCAGAACCTAAGAACCAGTTTCAGGAACTGATCGAGTGGATTGAGGGCGATATCTCTGACCATCGCGGCAGTGGCGTGCAGGCGCGTTACACGCTTGAAATCATGTTGGCTATCTACGAATCCTTGCGCATCAAGGATGTCGTCAACATGCCGATGGAAACCAAAGAATTGCCGCTCGAACTCATGGTTAACGATGGCACGCTGCCTGTTCTCGAAGAGGGACGCTATGATCTGCGCGCGCCGTTTGAAGGGCAAACGCGGAAGCGGTAA
- a CDS encoding mandelate racemase/muconate lactonizing enzyme family protein: MADYEDKGSQIRVTNLEAFPMGVKAYVKIETNMGVTGWGEINNMETTVTCELARSLSEMIIGENPTRIEHHWQRLFRAHRNIRGGGLMVHTISAIDMALWDIAGKLWGVPVYRLLGGPCRDKIWKYPSPKAIKTGPGGSKPFAGTPDEIADMVERVHDAREKVGSDGAVMFDAHSCLPPPIVKQFASYLKPDDLLFLEEAWVPGNIEVMRKIRESVPVPLATGERDRTIWEVREILEAQVIDILQPDCGHGGGITQVKKVAALAEAHHVPIAPHCTMSYLGLTASFHLSAAVPFFLIHEGYENVLPAGVAHKTWEMDEEGYVSLPEGPGLGVVVDEAKVIEVGQDQGRRFTWPNSRLADGSIADY; encoded by the coding sequence ATGGCAGATTATGAAGATAAAGGTTCCCAGATTCGGGTGACAAACCTTGAGGCTTTTCCAATGGGTGTGAAAGCCTACGTCAAGATTGAAACGAATATGGGTGTTACGGGGTGGGGTGAGATCAATAATATGGAGACAACTGTCACCTGCGAATTGGCACGATCCTTATCCGAAATGATTATCGGCGAAAACCCGACGCGGATTGAGCACCACTGGCAACGACTGTTTCGTGCGCATCGCAATATCCGAGGCGGCGGATTGATGGTCCATACCATCTCGGCTATTGACATGGCATTGTGGGATATTGCTGGGAAGCTTTGGGGTGTGCCGGTGTACCGACTACTTGGTGGTCCCTGCCGCGATAAGATTTGGAAATATCCGAGTCCGAAAGCAATTAAAACGGGACCCGGAGGTTCTAAACCATTCGCAGGCACTCCTGATGAGATTGCTGACATGGTTGAACGCGTGCATGATGCGCGGGAAAAGGTCGGTTCCGATGGCGCGGTGATGTTTGATGCACACAGTTGCCTACCGCCGCCTATCGTCAAACAATTCGCGAGTTACCTGAAGCCTGATGACCTACTTTTCCTTGAGGAGGCATGGGTGCCAGGCAATATTGAGGTGATGCGGAAAATCCGAGAATCCGTCCCCGTGCCGCTGGCGACTGGAGAACGCGACCGCACAATATGGGAGGTCCGCGAAATCCTTGAAGCGCAGGTGATTGATATTCTTCAACCGGATTGTGGACACGGCGGCGGCATCACACAGGTTAAGAAGGTCGCTGCACTCGCGGAGGCGCATCACGTACCGATCGCACCGCACTGCACGATGTCCTATCTCGGTCTGACCGCGAGTTTCCACTTGTCAGCTGCCGTGCCGTTTTTCCTTATCCACGAAGGCTATGAGAACGTTCTTCCAGCGGGAGTTGCCCATAAAACATGGGAGATGGATGAGGAAGGTTACGTTTCGCTGCCTGAAGGACCGGGTTTAGGTGTTGTTGTAGATGAGGCAAAGGTTATTGAAGTCGGACAGGATCAGGGTAGACGCTTCACATGGCCCAACAGCCGATTGGCAGATGGCTCCATCGCTGATTATTAG
- a CDS encoding STAS domain-containing protein produces MKITVSEKEEVLIFRLEGRVISPSIKKVLETVEETLTRHASSPRLVFDFRKVTQIDGAGLGTLMKIHVRIFPRGGKIAAINMNKHIRNVVVRTRVIAILECFKSEDDAVSALLQYH; encoded by the coding sequence GTGAAAATCACCGTATCTGAAAAAGAAGAAGTCCTTATTTTTCGGTTGGAGGGTAGGGTGATCTCTCCAAGTATCAAAAAGGTTTTGGAAACTGTGGAGGAAACACTCACCCGACATGCCTCATCTCCAAGACTTGTGTTTGACTTTAGAAAAGTAACTCAAATAGATGGTGCTGGGCTCGGTACGCTCATGAAAATCCATGTTAGGATCTTCCCGCGTGGGGGGAAAATTGCAGCAATTAATATGAACAAACATATCCGAAACGTCGTTGTCAGAACGCGAGTCATCGCCATTCTTGAATGTTTTAAAAGTGAAGACGATGCCGTTAGTGCCTTATTACAGTACCACTAA